The following coding sequences lie in one Mucilaginibacter sp. KACC 22773 genomic window:
- a CDS encoding T9SS type A sorting domain-containing protein — translation MKTRILLGVLLLFLVLFSKPATAASYYWTGSGGNTSWNNSGNWYNLTTLGLTSGSPSTSDDAYIGVSILGINVFSGSQQPNVNTAITCANLYLSNSATVTLTINNNLTVSGSININGPVTITGSATLKGATFNVGFTGTLTDNVNVTITGASSVTNGYASIINIGSGYTLTMTGGLTIGSFSTTTLTLSGSGTASISGSSSLSQLATLTNSAVLKFNSSATVTFNNNCSFTNSGTVTATSTAFTLQGTNNFINNSGSFTSTGGSINFTSGGTGGYFKNTNIFTISSSCTLTFGNSSEYLQNSGSGVFSASSSIINLSGASAYTDNSATFKATACTFNFNNGNYIKNSGTFTTQTGCVFNVSTSSAYILNTANYYDHGSTYNLSGYGSSFQNTGSSAVVVARGATFNGTTNTMSMTNSGTFTADSTSYINLGTYQSGLTNTGVFNAGTSGSPCTITLSAQACFITNTGSSSQSAYFNLGSTSIIDLSSGYQPVVTNTNNAYSFFTLMSDALGSAAFDQISSTGYNSGTVAIAGTYNIQRFVSGGNLSTNRGYRIFSSPTNITNAYSTSTTYTNYITLNTLKNSYTVYSSLTANTSYPGAFTAGPSGGTGFSYINPNGNSIIYFYDETKAVSNTSFSSGKHVGVTSIGASTVTLNGVGAVSMPVGNGYLLYYVGPNSRTDGTTGNPLDCYITNVGYVNQGDVTVALWYTPKNGSSNSTTGKLSYSLTTLTGGAGYNMVGNPYPSTINIATVLGHNSNISTAYLLNKTNSPGQAYYAYTANGTSAPGIGYALSGEGFLVRTTSGGNSLTFKETDKVATQQLTGSNLLMSAPKAQTLTIDGTGKSFKSAGMISSLQTTSVKEVDAQGNPLTGLYVKIEKDSLAYDYCGVYFRNDWQDKFDENLDALDLDVSSSSVLLSSLSSDGMHTAVKHFPDYKKGVNIKFYANGKTDGLYNLKIEGIRNIDTNNYKITLLDHFKKDSLDIGRYKSYAFNILKSDTNTFGANRFELTIRQLPTARYQLASFTAQKATDGVLVTWRAYNEGDNYFYTLEKQQANGTDYTSLYQIQSNGGTIYKYTDKTPNTGNNIYRLKQVDLFGNITYSGLVSIYYDKSGNGNMFSVYPNPIAETLNVNVTSGKSDATSVGYKLNIYDATGSLVLQKTADSNTFSQNVSQFKPGIYIVELKDNGGSSLGKAKFIKK, via the coding sequence TTGAAAACACGCATACTTTTAGGAGTTTTACTATTGTTTTTGGTACTATTTAGTAAACCGGCAACAGCCGCTTCATACTATTGGACAGGCAGCGGCGGAAACACCAGCTGGAACAATTCTGGTAATTGGTACAATCTCACAACTCTTGGTCTCACTTCAGGTTCACCTTCCACAAGTGACGATGCCTATATCGGTGTTTCCATATTAGGTATTAACGTTTTCTCCGGCTCTCAGCAACCTAATGTTAATACTGCAATTACCTGCGCCAATTTATATTTATCAAACAGTGCTACCGTAACGCTAACGATAAATAATAATTTAACCGTGTCCGGTTCTATTAACATCAACGGGCCAGTTACAATTACGGGCTCTGCCACTTTAAAAGGTGCTACTTTTAATGTTGGGTTTACAGGCACACTTACCGATAACGTAAACGTAACCATCACGGGTGCTTCGTCTGTTACCAATGGATATGCTTCCATAATAAATATAGGCTCGGGCTATACACTTACCATGACAGGGGGCTTAACGATTGGTTCTTTTAGCACCACAACGCTCACTCTTTCGGGTTCGGGTACTGCATCTATCAGCGGATCTTCCAGTCTTAGTCAACTCGCAACATTAACCAACAGCGCAGTTTTAAAGTTTAATTCAAGCGCTACCGTAACGTTTAATAACAATTGTTCCTTTACCAATTCGGGTACGGTAACAGCAACAAGTACTGCCTTTACACTACAAGGTACAAATAACTTTATCAATAATTCTGGTTCCTTTACCAGTACCGGCGGCAGTATCAACTTCACATCGGGCGGTACCGGCGGATATTTCAAAAACACAAATATTTTTACTATATCCTCCTCATGCACTCTTACGTTCGGTAATAGCTCCGAATACTTACAAAACTCCGGTTCGGGGGTATTCTCGGCAAGCAGCAGCATAATAAACTTGTCCGGAGCAAGCGCGTATACTGATAATTCAGCAACTTTTAAAGCAACTGCCTGTACGTTTAATTTTAACAACGGTAATTATATCAAAAACTCGGGTACATTCACCACACAAACCGGTTGTGTATTCAATGTATCAACAAGCAGTGCCTATATCCTTAACACGGCCAATTATTATGATCACGGATCTACTTACAACCTGTCGGGATATGGTTCCAGTTTTCAAAACACCGGTTCAAGCGCTGTAGTAGTTGCCAGGGGGGCAACTTTCAACGGAACCACCAATACCATGTCGATGACAAATAGTGGCACCTTTACGGCCGATTCCACGTCATATATCAACCTGGGCACTTACCAATCCGGACTTACCAATACCGGTGTTTTCAATGCCGGCACCTCGGGCTCTCCGTGTACAATTACATTAAGCGCACAGGCTTGTTTTATTACTAACACCGGCAGTTCATCACAATCTGCCTATTTCAATCTTGGTTCAACTTCCATCATCGATCTTTCATCAGGTTATCAGCCCGTTGTAACCAATACCAACAATGCTTATTCGTTTTTCACCTTAATGTCTGATGCTTTAGGCTCCGCCGCCTTTGATCAGATATCATCTACCGGCTATAACTCAGGTACCGTGGCAATTGCAGGCACATATAACATTCAACGTTTTGTAAGCGGCGGAAACCTTTCGACCAACCGGGGGTACAGAATTTTTTCTTCGCCTACCAATATTACAAACGCCTACTCTACCAGCACTACTTATACCAATTACATCACTTTAAATACGTTAAAAAACAGTTATACCGTATATAGCAGTTTAACAGCCAATACAAGCTATCCCGGCGCATTTACTGCAGGTCCATCGGGAGGAACAGGGTTTAGCTATATTAATCCCAATGGCAACTCCATTATTTATTTTTATGACGAAACAAAGGCTGTAAGTAATACCAGTTTCAGTTCGGGCAAACACGTCGGGGTTACCTCTATCGGCGCCAGTACAGTTACCTTAAATGGTGTCGGGGCGGTAAGCATGCCAGTAGGCAATGGCTATCTACTTTATTATGTTGGCCCCAATAGCCGTACCGATGGCACTACAGGCAACCCATTGGATTGTTATATTACCAATGTAGGATATGTAAACCAGGGCGATGTTACAGTAGCGTTATGGTATACCCCAAAAAACGGCTCATCAAATTCAACTACGGGTAAACTATCCTATTCGCTAACTACGCTCACCGGCGGTGCTGGTTATAACATGGTTGGCAATCCTTACCCCAGCACTATCAATATAGCCACCGTGCTGGGCCATAACTCAAACATAAGTACCGCTTATTTGCTAAATAAAACCAATAGCCCCGGCCAGGCTTATTATGCCTACACAGCCAACGGCACATCGGCGCCCGGTATTGGTTACGCCTTAAGCGGCGAGGGTTTCCTGGTACGTACAACAAGCGGGGGCAACTCGTTAACATTTAAAGAAACTGATAAAGTTGCCACCCAACAGCTTACCGGCAGCAACCTTCTTATGTCGGCACCAAAAGCCCAAACATTAACAATAGATGGCACCGGTAAATCTTTTAAAAGTGCCGGCATGATATCTTCGCTCCAAACTACTTCTGTTAAAGAAGTAGATGCACAGGGCAACCCACTTACCGGTTTATATGTAAAAATTGAAAAAGATAGCCTGGCATATGATTACTGCGGCGTGTATTTTAGAAACGACTGGCAAGATAAATTTGACGAAAATTTAGATGCCTTAGACCTTGATGTAAGCAGTTCAAGTGTATTATTGTCCAGCCTGTCATCCGATGGGATGCATACCGCTGTAAAGCATTTCCCCGATTATAAAAAAGGCGTTAATATTAAATTTTATGCCAATGGTAAAACAGATGGCTTATATAATTTAAAAATTGAAGGAATCCGTAACATTGATACCAATAATTACAAAATAACCCTGCTTGACCACTTTAAAAAAGACTCATTAGACATAGGACGTTATAAATCTTACGCTTTCAATATCTTAAAAAGTGACACCAACACTTTTGGCGCCAATCGTTTTGAACTAACTATCCGGCAATTGCCAACTGCCAGGTATCAACTGGCAAGTTTTACCGCCCAAAAGGCGACAGACGGCGTGCTGGTTACCTGGCGTGCTTACAATGAAGGTGATAATTATTTTTATACGCTTGAAAAACAACAGGCAAATGGTACCGATTATACTTCTTTATATCAAATACAAAGCAATGGTGGCACAATTTATAAGTACACCGATAAAACACCAAACACCGGCAACAATATTTACCGCCTAAAACAGGTAGATCTGTTTGGTAACATCACATACTCGGGCCTTGTTAGTATTTACTACGATAAAAGCGGCAACGGCAATATGTTTAGCGTTTATCCGAACCCTATAGCCGAAACATTGAACGTTAATGTTACCAGTGGAAAATCGGATGCTACGTCTGTTGGATATAAGTTAAATATTTATGATGCAACAGGTTCATTAGTGCTGCAAAAAACAGCTGACAGCAACACCTTTAGCCAAAACGTTTCGCAATTTAAACCCGGTATTTACATAGTTGAATTGAAGGATAATGGCGGCAGTTCATTGGGGAAAGCAAAATTTATAAAAAAATAA
- a CDS encoding DUF4136 domain-containing protein: MKTIFNTGLILLLVSALSACSSYNYYTAAKNKTNLTSYRTFAWLPPDAQPNKAGGVVKKEIADEKVKEATIESLTAKGLKLQETDPDLLVSYSTVTGRGVKNEFYPAYYGTLYSGWGWGGFGWGYRPFYGYGGFGYGWGYPYYSGGVVARVPYKEGTLIIDIIDRNTRQLVWRGFGVGELHNPKTTLKELPKVVNGILQQLNLNYTGHTPVALDTKKA; encoded by the coding sequence ATGAAAACAATTTTTAATACAGGGTTGATACTGTTGCTGGTATCTGCCTTGTCTGCTTGCAGCAGTTACAATTATTACACCGCAGCAAAAAACAAAACTAATCTTACATCCTATCGCACCTTTGCCTGGTTGCCGCCAGATGCGCAGCCAAACAAGGCAGGTGGCGTAGTGAAAAAGGAAATTGCCGACGAGAAGGTTAAAGAAGCTACCATCGAGTCATTGACAGCCAAAGGGTTGAAATTACAGGAAACTGATCCGGATTTATTGGTAAGTTATTCAACCGTAACAGGTAGGGGCGTAAAAAATGAATTTTACCCTGCTTATTATGGTACGCTTTACTCTGGCTGGGGTTGGGGTGGTTTTGGTTGGGGATACCGTCCATTTTATGGGTACGGTGGCTTCGGCTATGGCTGGGGATATCCTTACTATAGTGGTGGTGTTGTAGCCCGTGTGCCTTACAAAGAGGGTACCCTGATTATTGACATTATTGACCGTAACACCAGGCAGCTGGTATGGCGTGGTTTTGGTGTTGGCGAATTACACAACCCAAAAACCACATTAAAAGAACTGCCAAAGGTAGTTAACGGGATATTACAACAACTTAACCTCAATTATACAGGCCATACACCGGTTGCCTTGGACACAAAAAAAGCTTAA
- a CDS encoding Maf family protein has translation MNNNPIPKIILASKSPRRQELLRLMDMEFEVVLKDVDESYPEGLTPPEVAVYIARKKAEAFDQTVRDEVVLTADTIVCVDGLILGKPETPAHAVEMLQMLSGKVHQVITGVCLLYKHQYNVFFDVSEVFFRKLTLDEISGYVTRYNPLDKAGSYGIQERIGLIGIEKLSGSYTNVVGLPTEKLYAQLVNLNK, from the coding sequence ATGAACAACAATCCCATTCCAAAAATCATTCTTGCATCCAAATCGCCGCGCAGGCAGGAGCTTTTGCGTTTGATGGATATGGAGTTTGAGGTGGTATTGAAGGATGTGGATGAATCGTACCCAGAAGGTTTAACACCGCCGGAGGTAGCCGTTTACATAGCCCGTAAAAAAGCCGAAGCTTTTGACCAAACCGTGCGGGATGAGGTGGTACTTACTGCCGATACCATTGTTTGTGTTGATGGATTGATATTAGGCAAACCCGAAACTCCGGCACATGCTGTGGAGATGCTGCAAATGTTATCGGGCAAAGTGCACCAGGTGATTACCGGGGTTTGCCTGCTGTATAAGCACCAATACAATGTTTTTTTTGATGTATCCGAAGTGTTTTTTCGTAAGCTTACTTTGGATGAGATAAGTGGTTATGTTACCCGATATAACCCGTTGGATAAGGCCGGTTCATATGGTATCCAGGAACGGATAGGCCTTATCGGCATCGAAAAACTAAGCGGATCTTACACCAATGTGGTTGGTTTACCTACCGAGAAGCTGTATGCCCAGTTAGTTAATTTAAATAAATAA
- a CDS encoding KdsC family phosphatase, which translates to MESFLNKLKDITTFIFDVDGVLTDGSVFVTDSGEQSRAFNIKDGYALQLAVKCGYNVCAISGSRSKSAIYRLNSLGINDVYMGTHTKSQRFKIYLEEKAIIATNVLYMGDDIPDLEVMKLAGLPVCPADAVEEIKALSAYVSPYGGGKGCARDIIEKVLKVQDRWMSEEAYSW; encoded by the coding sequence ATGGAATCGTTCCTGAATAAATTAAAAGATATAACCACGTTTATTTTTGATGTGGATGGTGTGCTTACCGATGGATCTGTTTTTGTGACGGATAGCGGCGAGCAAAGCCGTGCCTTTAATATTAAAGATGGTTATGCTTTACAGCTTGCCGTAAAATGTGGATATAATGTTTGCGCCATATCGGGCAGCCGTTCAAAAAGCGCTATTTATCGTTTAAATAGCCTGGGTATCAATGATGTTTATATGGGCACGCATACCAAATCGCAGCGGTTTAAAATTTACCTGGAGGAGAAGGCCATTATTGCTACCAACGTACTGTACATGGGCGATGATATTCCCGACCTGGAAGTAATGAAGCTTGCTGGCCTGCCTGTTTGCCCTGCTGATGCTGTTGAAGAGATAAAAGCTTTAAGCGCCTACGTTTCGCCATACGGCGGCGGCAAAGGCTGTGCCCGTGATATTATTGAAAAAGTGCTTAAAGTACAAGACAGGTGGATGAGCGAAGAGGCGTATAGCTGGTAG